Proteins found in one Muntiacus reevesi chromosome 2, mMunRee1.1, whole genome shotgun sequence genomic segment:
- the GIGYF1 gene encoding GRB10-interacting GYF protein 1 isoform X6, with translation MAAETLNFGPEWLRALSSGGSVASPPPSPAMPKYKLADYRYGREEMLALYVKESKVPDELQDKEFAALLQEEPLQPLALEPLTEEEQRNFSLSVNSVAVLRLMGKGAGPPLGGASRGRGSTRSRGRGRGDSCFYQRSIEEGEGAFGRNPREIQRSQSWDDRGERRFEKSARRDGARSGFDEGGAGPRKEHARSDSENWRSLREEQEEEEEGSWRLGAGPRRDGDRWRSTSPDGGPRSAGWREHGDRRRKFEFDLRGDRGGCGEEEGRGVGGSSHLRRCRGPDGFDDDKDGLPEWCLDDEDEEMGTFDASGAFLPLKKGPKEPIPEEQELDFQGLEEEEEEPSEGLDEEGPEAGGKELTPLPPQEEKSSSPSPLPTLGPLWGANGEGDDPVEKDLPAAEGDDMRGMQLSPGAGSPPGPPDLEDDEGLKHLQQEAEKLVASLQDSSLEEEQFTAAIQAQGLRHSAAATALPLSHGAARKWFYKDPQGEIQGPFTTQEMAEWFQAGYFSMALLVKRGCDEGFQPLGEVIKMWGRVPFAPGPSPPPLLERLKKQQELAAAALYQQLQHQQFLQLVGSRQLPQCVLREKAALGDLPPPQQQQLTAFLQQLQALKPPRAGDQNLLPTMNRSLSVPDSGSLWDIHTSASPQSGGEASLWDIPINSSTQGPILEQLQLQHKFQERREVELRAKREEEERKRREEKRRQQQQQQEEQKRRQEEEELFRRKQVRQQELLLKLLQQQQAAAVPVPPAPSSPPPLWAGLAKQGLSMKTLLELQLEGERHLHKQPPPREPSRAQAPNHRVQLGGLGAAPLNQWVSEAGPLWAGPDKSGGSSGLGLWEDTLKSSGSLARSLGLKNSRSSPSLSDSYSHLSGRPVRKKTEEEEKLLKLLQGIPRPQDGFTQWCEQMLHTLSTTGSLDVPMAVAILKEVESPYDVHDYIRSCLGDTLEAKEFAKQFLERRAKQKASQQRQQQEAWLSSGSLQTAFQTNHSTKLGPGEGSKAKRRALMLHSDPSILGYSLHGPSGEIESVDDY, from the exons ATGGCAGCAGAGACCCTCAACTTTGGGCCTGAGTG GCTGAGGGCTCTTTCCAGTGGTGGCAGTGTGGCCTCCCCACCCCCGTCCCCCGCCATGCCCAAGTACAAGCTGGCCGATTATCGCTACGGGCGTGAGGAGATGCTGGCCCTCTATGTCAAGGAGAGCAAG GTCCCTGATGAGCTGCAGGACAAGGAGTTTGCTGCCTTGCTGCAGGAGGAACCGCTGCAGCCCCTCGCACTGGAGCCACTGACTGAGGAGGAGCAG AGAAACTTCTCCCTGTCAGTGAACAGCGTGGCCGTGCTGAGGCTGATGGGGAAAGGGGCTGGGCCCCCCCTAGGTGGCGCCTCCCGTGGCAGGGGCAGCACGCGGAGCCGAG GCCGCGGCCGCGGTGACAGTTGCTTTTACCAAAGAAGCATTGAAGAAGGTGAAGGGGCCTTTGGCCGAAACCCCCGGGAGATCCAGCGTAGCCAGAGTTGGGATGACAG AGGTGAGAGGCGGTTTGAGAAGTCGGCCAGGAGGGATGGAG CACGCTCCGGGTTCGATGAGGGAGGGGCTGGCCCAAGGAAGGAGCACGCCCGCTCAGATAGCGAAAACTGGCGTTCTCTCCGAGAGgagcaagaggaagaagaagaaggcagCTGGAGACTCGGGGCAGGACCCCGGCGAGATGGTGACCGCTGGCGCTCCACCAGCCCTG ATGGCGGCCCCCGCTCTGCTGGCTGGCGGGAACATGGGGACCGGCGTCGCAAGTTTGAATTTGATTTGCGAGGGGATCGAGGCGGGTGTGGTGAAGAGgaggggcggggtgtggggggcagCTCTCACCTCCGGAGGTGCCGAGGGCCCGACGGCTTCGATGACGACAAGGACGGGCTCCCGGAGTGGTGCCTGGACGATGAGGACGAAGAAATGGGCACCTTCGATGCCTCCGGGGCCTTCTTGCCTCTCAAG AAGGGCCCCAAGGAGCCCATTCCTGAGGAGCAGGAGCTCGACTTCCAGGgcctggaggaagaggaggaagaacctTCCGAAGGGCTGGACGAGGAGGGGCCCGAGGCGG GTGGGAAGGAACTGACCCCACTGCCTCCTCAGGAGGAGAAGTCCAGTTCCCCGTCCCCACTGCCCACCTTGGGCCCACTCTGGGGAGCTAATGGGGAAGGCGATGACCCAGTGGAGAAAGATCTACCTGCAGCTGAAG GAGATGACATGCGGGGAATGCAGCTGAGTCCTGGGGCGGGCTCACCCCCCGGCCCACCAGATCTGGAAGATGATGAAGGCTTGAAGCACCTGCAgcag GAGGCGGAGAAGCTCGTGGCCTCCCTGCAGGacagctccctggaggaggagcagtTCACAGCCGCCATCCAGGCCCAGGGCCTGCGCCACTCTGCAGCCGCCACTGCCCTCCCCCTCAGCCACGGTGCGGCCCGGAAGTGGTTCTACAAGGACCCGCAGGGCGAGATCCAAG GCCCCTTCACGACCCAGGAGATGGCAGAGTGGTTCCAGGCGGGCTATTTCTCCATGGCCCTGCTGGTGAAGCGGGGCTGTGATGAGGGCTTCCAGCCACTGGGTGAGGTGATCAAGATGTGGGGTCGCGTACCCTTCGCCCCTGGTCCATCACCTCCCCCACTGCTG GAGCGGCTGAAGAAGCAGCAGGAGCTGGCGGCGGCCGCCTTGTACCAGCAGCTGCAGCACCAGCAGTTTCTCCAGCTGGTTGGCAG CCGCCAGCTTCCGCAGTGCGTGCTCCGGGAAAAGGCAGCTCTGGGAGACCTGCCGCcgccacagcagcagcagctcaccgCATTCCTGCAGCAGCTCCAAGCTCTCAAACCCCCCAG GGCTGGGGACCAGAACTTGCTCCCGACAATGAACCGGTCCTTGTCGGTGCCAGACTCGGGTTCCCTCTGGGACATACATACCTCAGCTTCACCCCAGTCAG GTGGTGAGGCCAGTCTTTGGGACATACCAATTAACTCTTCGACTCAGGGTCCAATTCTAGAACAACTCCAGCTGCAACACAAA TTCCAGGAGCGCAGAGAAGTGGAGCTCAGGGCGaagcgggaggaggaggagcgcAAGCGCCGGGAGGAGAAGCgccgccagcagcagcagcagcaggaggagcagAAGCGgcggcaggaggaagaggagctgtTCCGGCGCAAGCAG GTGCGGCAGCAGGAGCTGCTGCTGAagctgctgcagcagcagcaggcggCCGCCGTCCCCGTGCCTCCTGCGCCCAGCTCCCCGCCCCCCCTGTGGGCCGGCCTGGCCAAGCAGGGCCTGTCCATGAAGACGCTGCTGGAGCTGCAGCTGGAGGGCGAGCGGCACCTGCACAAGCAGCCCCCGCCTCGGGAGCCATCGAGGGCCCAGGCCCCCAACCACCGCGTG CAGCTCGGGGGCCTGGGCGCCGCCCCCCTGAACCAGTGGGTATCTGAGGCCGGGCCACTGTGGGCCGGGCCCGACAAGAGTGGGGGCAGCAGCGGCCTGGGACTCTGGGAAGACACCCTCAAGAGCAGCGGGAGCCTGGCCCGGAGCCTGGGCCTGAAGAATAGCCGCAGCAGCCCCTCTCTGAG TGACTCGTACAGCCACCTGTCCGGCCGGCCTGTGCGCAAGaagacagaggaggaagagaaactgCTGAAGCTGCTGCAGGGCATCCCCCGGCCCCAGGACGGCTTCACCCAGTGGTGTGAGCAGATGCTGCACACGCTGAGCACCACGGGCAGCCTGGACG TGCCCATGGCTGTAGCGATCCTCAAGGAGGTGGAATCCCCCTATGACGTCCACGACTATATCCGTTCCTGCCTGGGGGACACGCTGGAAGCCAAAGAATTTGCCAAACAATTCCTGGAGCGGAGGGCCAAGCAGAAGGCCagccagcagcggcagcagcag GAGGCTTGGCTGAGCAGTGGCTCCCTGCAGACAGCCTTTCAGACCAACCACAGCACCAAGCTCGGCCCCGGGGAGGGCAGCAAGGCCAAGAGGCGGGCGCTGATGCTGCACTCGGACCCCAGCATCTTGG GGTACTCCCTGCACGGACCTTCTGGTGAGATCGAGAGCGTGGATGACTACTGA
- the GIGYF1 gene encoding GRB10-interacting GYF protein 1 isoform X2: MAAETLNFGPEWLRALSSGGSVASPPPSPAMPKYKLADYRYGREEMLALYVKESKVPDELQDKEFAALLQEEPLQPLALEPLTEEEQRNFSLSVNSVAVLRLMGKGAGPPLGGASRGRGSTRSRGRGRGDSCFYQRSIEEGEGAFGRNPREIQRSQSWDDRGERRFEKSARRDGARSGFDEGGAGPRKEHARSDSENWRSLREEQEEEEEGSWRLGAGPRRDGDRWRSTSPDGGPRSAGWREHGDRRRKFEFDLRGDRGGCGEEEGRGVGGSSHLRRCRGPDGFDDDKDGLPEWCLDDEDEEMGTFDASGAFLPLKKGPKEPIPEEQELDFQGLEEEEEEPSEGLDEEGPEAGGKELTPLPPQEEKSSSPSPLPTLGPLWGANGEGDDPVEKDLPAAEGDDMRGMQLSPGAGSPPGPPDLEDDEGLKHLQQEAEKLVASLQDSSLEEEQFTAAIQAQGLRHSAAATALPLSHGAARKWFYKDPQGEIQGPFTTQEMAEWFQAGYFSMALLVKRGCDEGFQPLGEVIKMWGRVPFAPGPSPPPLLGNLDQERLKKQQELAAAALYQQLQHQQFLQLVGSRQLPQCVLREKAALGDLPPPQQQQLTAFLQQLQALKPPRAGDQNLLPTMNRSLSVPDSGSLWDIHTSASPQSGGEASLWDIPINSSTQGPILEQLQLQHKFQERREVELRAKREEEERKRREEKRRQQQQQQEEQKRRQEEEELFRRKQVRQQELLLKLLQQQQAAAVPVPPAPSSPPPLWAGLAKQGLSMKTLLELQLEGERHLHKQPPPREPSRAQAPNHRVQLGGLGAAPLNQWVSEAGPLWAGPDKSGGSSGLGLWEDTLKSSGSLARSLGLKNSRSSPSLSDSYSHLSGRPVRKKTEEEEKLLKLLQGIPRPQDGFTQWCEQMLHTLSTTGSLDVPMAVAILKEVESPYDVHDYIRSCLGDTLEAKEFAKQFLERRAKQKASQQRQQQEAWLSSGSLQTAFQTNHSTKLGPGEGSKAKRRALMLHSDPSILGYSLHGPSGEIESVDDY; the protein is encoded by the exons ATGGCAGCAGAGACCCTCAACTTTGGGCCTGAGTG GCTGAGGGCTCTTTCCAGTGGTGGCAGTGTGGCCTCCCCACCCCCGTCCCCCGCCATGCCCAAGTACAAGCTGGCCGATTATCGCTACGGGCGTGAGGAGATGCTGGCCCTCTATGTCAAGGAGAGCAAG GTCCCTGATGAGCTGCAGGACAAGGAGTTTGCTGCCTTGCTGCAGGAGGAACCGCTGCAGCCCCTCGCACTGGAGCCACTGACTGAGGAGGAGCAG AGAAACTTCTCCCTGTCAGTGAACAGCGTGGCCGTGCTGAGGCTGATGGGGAAAGGGGCTGGGCCCCCCCTAGGTGGCGCCTCCCGTGGCAGGGGCAGCACGCGGAGCCGAG GCCGCGGCCGCGGTGACAGTTGCTTTTACCAAAGAAGCATTGAAGAAGGTGAAGGGGCCTTTGGCCGAAACCCCCGGGAGATCCAGCGTAGCCAGAGTTGGGATGACAG AGGTGAGAGGCGGTTTGAGAAGTCGGCCAGGAGGGATGGAG CACGCTCCGGGTTCGATGAGGGAGGGGCTGGCCCAAGGAAGGAGCACGCCCGCTCAGATAGCGAAAACTGGCGTTCTCTCCGAGAGgagcaagaggaagaagaagaaggcagCTGGAGACTCGGGGCAGGACCCCGGCGAGATGGTGACCGCTGGCGCTCCACCAGCCCTG ATGGCGGCCCCCGCTCTGCTGGCTGGCGGGAACATGGGGACCGGCGTCGCAAGTTTGAATTTGATTTGCGAGGGGATCGAGGCGGGTGTGGTGAAGAGgaggggcggggtgtggggggcagCTCTCACCTCCGGAGGTGCCGAGGGCCCGACGGCTTCGATGACGACAAGGACGGGCTCCCGGAGTGGTGCCTGGACGATGAGGACGAAGAAATGGGCACCTTCGATGCCTCCGGGGCCTTCTTGCCTCTCAAG AAGGGCCCCAAGGAGCCCATTCCTGAGGAGCAGGAGCTCGACTTCCAGGgcctggaggaagaggaggaagaacctTCCGAAGGGCTGGACGAGGAGGGGCCCGAGGCGG GTGGGAAGGAACTGACCCCACTGCCTCCTCAGGAGGAGAAGTCCAGTTCCCCGTCCCCACTGCCCACCTTGGGCCCACTCTGGGGAGCTAATGGGGAAGGCGATGACCCAGTGGAGAAAGATCTACCTGCAGCTGAAG GAGATGACATGCGGGGAATGCAGCTGAGTCCTGGGGCGGGCTCACCCCCCGGCCCACCAGATCTGGAAGATGATGAAGGCTTGAAGCACCTGCAgcag GAGGCGGAGAAGCTCGTGGCCTCCCTGCAGGacagctccctggaggaggagcagtTCACAGCCGCCATCCAGGCCCAGGGCCTGCGCCACTCTGCAGCCGCCACTGCCCTCCCCCTCAGCCACGGTGCGGCCCGGAAGTGGTTCTACAAGGACCCGCAGGGCGAGATCCAAG GCCCCTTCACGACCCAGGAGATGGCAGAGTGGTTCCAGGCGGGCTATTTCTCCATGGCCCTGCTGGTGAAGCGGGGCTGTGATGAGGGCTTCCAGCCACTGGGTGAGGTGATCAAGATGTGGGGTCGCGTACCCTTCGCCCCTGGTCCATCACCTCCCCCACTGCTG GGGAACCTGGACCAGGAGCGGCTGAAGAAGCAGCAGGAGCTGGCGGCGGCCGCCTTGTACCAGCAGCTGCAGCACCAGCAGTTTCTCCAGCTGGTTGGCAG CCGCCAGCTTCCGCAGTGCGTGCTCCGGGAAAAGGCAGCTCTGGGAGACCTGCCGCcgccacagcagcagcagctcaccgCATTCCTGCAGCAGCTCCAAGCTCTCAAACCCCCCAG GGCTGGGGACCAGAACTTGCTCCCGACAATGAACCGGTCCTTGTCGGTGCCAGACTCGGGTTCCCTCTGGGACATACATACCTCAGCTTCACCCCAGTCAG GTGGTGAGGCCAGTCTTTGGGACATACCAATTAACTCTTCGACTCAGGGTCCAATTCTAGAACAACTCCAGCTGCAACACAAA TTCCAGGAGCGCAGAGAAGTGGAGCTCAGGGCGaagcgggaggaggaggagcgcAAGCGCCGGGAGGAGAAGCgccgccagcagcagcagcagcaggaggagcagAAGCGgcggcaggaggaagaggagctgtTCCGGCGCAAGCAG GTGCGGCAGCAGGAGCTGCTGCTGAagctgctgcagcagcagcaggcggCCGCCGTCCCCGTGCCTCCTGCGCCCAGCTCCCCGCCCCCCCTGTGGGCCGGCCTGGCCAAGCAGGGCCTGTCCATGAAGACGCTGCTGGAGCTGCAGCTGGAGGGCGAGCGGCACCTGCACAAGCAGCCCCCGCCTCGGGAGCCATCGAGGGCCCAGGCCCCCAACCACCGCGTG CAGCTCGGGGGCCTGGGCGCCGCCCCCCTGAACCAGTGGGTATCTGAGGCCGGGCCACTGTGGGCCGGGCCCGACAAGAGTGGGGGCAGCAGCGGCCTGGGACTCTGGGAAGACACCCTCAAGAGCAGCGGGAGCCTGGCCCGGAGCCTGGGCCTGAAGAATAGCCGCAGCAGCCCCTCTCTGAG TGACTCGTACAGCCACCTGTCCGGCCGGCCTGTGCGCAAGaagacagaggaggaagagaaactgCTGAAGCTGCTGCAGGGCATCCCCCGGCCCCAGGACGGCTTCACCCAGTGGTGTGAGCAGATGCTGCACACGCTGAGCACCACGGGCAGCCTGGACG TGCCCATGGCTGTAGCGATCCTCAAGGAGGTGGAATCCCCCTATGACGTCCACGACTATATCCGTTCCTGCCTGGGGGACACGCTGGAAGCCAAAGAATTTGCCAAACAATTCCTGGAGCGGAGGGCCAAGCAGAAGGCCagccagcagcggcagcagcag GAGGCTTGGCTGAGCAGTGGCTCCCTGCAGACAGCCTTTCAGACCAACCACAGCACCAAGCTCGGCCCCGGGGAGGGCAGCAAGGCCAAGAGGCGGGCGCTGATGCTGCACTCGGACCCCAGCATCTTGG GGTACTCCCTGCACGGACCTTCTGGTGAGATCGAGAGCGTGGATGACTACTGA
- the GIGYF1 gene encoding GRB10-interacting GYF protein 1 isoform X3 produces the protein MAAETLNFGPEWLRALSSGGSVASPPPSPAMPKYKLADYRYGREEMLALYVKESKVPDELQDKEFAALLQEEPLQPLALEPLTEEEQRNFSLSVNSVAVLRLMGKGAGPPLGGASRGRGSTRSRGRGRGDSCFYQRSIEEGEGAFGRNPREIQRSQSWDDRGERRFEKSARRDGARSGFDEGGAGPRKEHARSDSENWRSLREEQEEEEEGSWRLGAGPRRDGDRWRSTSPDGGPRSAGWREHGDRRRKFEFDLRGDRGGCGEEEGRGVGGSSHLRRCRGPDGFDDDKDGLPEWCLDDEDEEMGTFDASGAFLPLKKGPKEPIPEEQELDFQGLEEEEEEPSEGLDEEGPEAGGKELTPLPPQEEKSSSPSPLPTLGPLWGANGEGDDPVEKDLPAAEGDDMRGMQLSPGAGSPPGPPDLEDDEGLKHLQQEAEKLVASLQDSSLEEEQFTAAIQAQGLRHSAAATALPLSHGAARKWFYKDPQGEIQGPFTTQEMAEWFQAGYFSMALLVKRGCDEGFQPLGEVIKMWGRVPFAPGPSPPPLLGNLDQERLKKQQELAAAALYQQLQHQQFLQLVGSSRQLPQCVLREKAALGDLPPPQQQQLTAFLQQLQALKPPRAGDQNLLPTMNRSLSVPDSGSLWDIHTSASPQSGGEASLWDIPINSSTQGPILEQLQLQHKFQERREVELRAKREEEERKRREEKRRQQQQQQEEQKRRQEEEELFRRKQVRQQELLLKLLQQQQAAAVPVPPAPSSPPPLWAGLAKQGLSMKTLLELQLEGERHLHKQPPPREPSRAQAPNHRVLGGLGAAPLNQWVSEAGPLWAGPDKSGGSSGLGLWEDTLKSSGSLARSLGLKNSRSSPSLSDSYSHLSGRPVRKKTEEEEKLLKLLQGIPRPQDGFTQWCEQMLHTLSTTGSLDVPMAVAILKEVESPYDVHDYIRSCLGDTLEAKEFAKQFLERRAKQKASQQRQQQEAWLSSGSLQTAFQTNHSTKLGPGEGSKAKRRALMLHSDPSILGYSLHGPSGEIESVDDY, from the exons ATGGCAGCAGAGACCCTCAACTTTGGGCCTGAGTG GCTGAGGGCTCTTTCCAGTGGTGGCAGTGTGGCCTCCCCACCCCCGTCCCCCGCCATGCCCAAGTACAAGCTGGCCGATTATCGCTACGGGCGTGAGGAGATGCTGGCCCTCTATGTCAAGGAGAGCAAG GTCCCTGATGAGCTGCAGGACAAGGAGTTTGCTGCCTTGCTGCAGGAGGAACCGCTGCAGCCCCTCGCACTGGAGCCACTGACTGAGGAGGAGCAG AGAAACTTCTCCCTGTCAGTGAACAGCGTGGCCGTGCTGAGGCTGATGGGGAAAGGGGCTGGGCCCCCCCTAGGTGGCGCCTCCCGTGGCAGGGGCAGCACGCGGAGCCGAG GCCGCGGCCGCGGTGACAGTTGCTTTTACCAAAGAAGCATTGAAGAAGGTGAAGGGGCCTTTGGCCGAAACCCCCGGGAGATCCAGCGTAGCCAGAGTTGGGATGACAG AGGTGAGAGGCGGTTTGAGAAGTCGGCCAGGAGGGATGGAG CACGCTCCGGGTTCGATGAGGGAGGGGCTGGCCCAAGGAAGGAGCACGCCCGCTCAGATAGCGAAAACTGGCGTTCTCTCCGAGAGgagcaagaggaagaagaagaaggcagCTGGAGACTCGGGGCAGGACCCCGGCGAGATGGTGACCGCTGGCGCTCCACCAGCCCTG ATGGCGGCCCCCGCTCTGCTGGCTGGCGGGAACATGGGGACCGGCGTCGCAAGTTTGAATTTGATTTGCGAGGGGATCGAGGCGGGTGTGGTGAAGAGgaggggcggggtgtggggggcagCTCTCACCTCCGGAGGTGCCGAGGGCCCGACGGCTTCGATGACGACAAGGACGGGCTCCCGGAGTGGTGCCTGGACGATGAGGACGAAGAAATGGGCACCTTCGATGCCTCCGGGGCCTTCTTGCCTCTCAAG AAGGGCCCCAAGGAGCCCATTCCTGAGGAGCAGGAGCTCGACTTCCAGGgcctggaggaagaggaggaagaacctTCCGAAGGGCTGGACGAGGAGGGGCCCGAGGCGG GTGGGAAGGAACTGACCCCACTGCCTCCTCAGGAGGAGAAGTCCAGTTCCCCGTCCCCACTGCCCACCTTGGGCCCACTCTGGGGAGCTAATGGGGAAGGCGATGACCCAGTGGAGAAAGATCTACCTGCAGCTGAAG GAGATGACATGCGGGGAATGCAGCTGAGTCCTGGGGCGGGCTCACCCCCCGGCCCACCAGATCTGGAAGATGATGAAGGCTTGAAGCACCTGCAgcag GAGGCGGAGAAGCTCGTGGCCTCCCTGCAGGacagctccctggaggaggagcagtTCACAGCCGCCATCCAGGCCCAGGGCCTGCGCCACTCTGCAGCCGCCACTGCCCTCCCCCTCAGCCACGGTGCGGCCCGGAAGTGGTTCTACAAGGACCCGCAGGGCGAGATCCAAG GCCCCTTCACGACCCAGGAGATGGCAGAGTGGTTCCAGGCGGGCTATTTCTCCATGGCCCTGCTGGTGAAGCGGGGCTGTGATGAGGGCTTCCAGCCACTGGGTGAGGTGATCAAGATGTGGGGTCGCGTACCCTTCGCCCCTGGTCCATCACCTCCCCCACTGCTG GGGAACCTGGACCAGGAGCGGCTGAAGAAGCAGCAGGAGCTGGCGGCGGCCGCCTTGTACCAGCAGCTGCAGCACCAGCAGTTTCTCCAGCTGGTTGGCAG CAGCCGCCAGCTTCCGCAGTGCGTGCTCCGGGAAAAGGCAGCTCTGGGAGACCTGCCGCcgccacagcagcagcagctcaccgCATTCCTGCAGCAGCTCCAAGCTCTCAAACCCCCCAG GGCTGGGGACCAGAACTTGCTCCCGACAATGAACCGGTCCTTGTCGGTGCCAGACTCGGGTTCCCTCTGGGACATACATACCTCAGCTTCACCCCAGTCAG GTGGTGAGGCCAGTCTTTGGGACATACCAATTAACTCTTCGACTCAGGGTCCAATTCTAGAACAACTCCAGCTGCAACACAAA TTCCAGGAGCGCAGAGAAGTGGAGCTCAGGGCGaagcgggaggaggaggagcgcAAGCGCCGGGAGGAGAAGCgccgccagcagcagcagcagcaggaggagcagAAGCGgcggcaggaggaagaggagctgtTCCGGCGCAAGCAG GTGCGGCAGCAGGAGCTGCTGCTGAagctgctgcagcagcagcaggcggCCGCCGTCCCCGTGCCTCCTGCGCCCAGCTCCCCGCCCCCCCTGTGGGCCGGCCTGGCCAAGCAGGGCCTGTCCATGAAGACGCTGCTGGAGCTGCAGCTGGAGGGCGAGCGGCACCTGCACAAGCAGCCCCCGCCTCGGGAGCCATCGAGGGCCCAGGCCCCCAACCACCGCGTG CTCGGGGGCCTGGGCGCCGCCCCCCTGAACCAGTGGGTATCTGAGGCCGGGCCACTGTGGGCCGGGCCCGACAAGAGTGGGGGCAGCAGCGGCCTGGGACTCTGGGAAGACACCCTCAAGAGCAGCGGGAGCCTGGCCCGGAGCCTGGGCCTGAAGAATAGCCGCAGCAGCCCCTCTCTGAG TGACTCGTACAGCCACCTGTCCGGCCGGCCTGTGCGCAAGaagacagaggaggaagagaaactgCTGAAGCTGCTGCAGGGCATCCCCCGGCCCCAGGACGGCTTCACCCAGTGGTGTGAGCAGATGCTGCACACGCTGAGCACCACGGGCAGCCTGGACG TGCCCATGGCTGTAGCGATCCTCAAGGAGGTGGAATCCCCCTATGACGTCCACGACTATATCCGTTCCTGCCTGGGGGACACGCTGGAAGCCAAAGAATTTGCCAAACAATTCCTGGAGCGGAGGGCCAAGCAGAAGGCCagccagcagcggcagcagcag GAGGCTTGGCTGAGCAGTGGCTCCCTGCAGACAGCCTTTCAGACCAACCACAGCACCAAGCTCGGCCCCGGGGAGGGCAGCAAGGCCAAGAGGCGGGCGCTGATGCTGCACTCGGACCCCAGCATCTTGG GGTACTCCCTGCACGGACCTTCTGGTGAGATCGAGAGCGTGGATGACTACTGA